In Thunnus thynnus chromosome 20, fThuThy2.1, whole genome shotgun sequence, a single window of DNA contains:
- the ccr10 gene encoding C-C chemokine receptor type 10, whose product MYSPPAMGSSYQGNVDYDDYPNYPNYSNYSSNITDLSDYYHTSDWCEAGEQEFTIKMFQTCVFCLIFLLGVMGNCLVIATFALYRRLRLRSMTDVFLFHLALADLLLLLTLPLQAVDTNLGWIFSTPLCKATRACYAINTYSGLLLLACISVDRYMVVAQAQVMLRLRSQILTAGKISAVGVWFVAVLLSLPEILFSGVSVSGINAYCGMLAPRNVKMATNGTIIAVFCLSFLVMATCYSLIAQVLWEGNAHRRGKQWHRQRTLKLMVALVLIFLIFQLPYTVVLSRKMAGQFCGLLLEYITCTLAYTRCCLNPILYALVGVRFRNDVLRLIHDSGCPCERHLVPQTVSSTSISPSSPALTMLSACSPTFPNTPAFAF is encoded by the coding sequence ATGTATTCTCCACCAGCAATGGGTTCCAGCTACCAGGGCAACGTTGATTACGATGACTACCCAAACTACCCAAACTACTCAAACTACTCAAGTAACATCACAGACCTCAGTGATTACTACCACACTTCTGACTGGTGTGAGGCTGGTGAGCAGGAGTTCACCATCAAAATGTTCCAGACCTGTGTTTTCTGCCTGATCTTCCTGCTGGGTGTGATGGGAAACTGCCTGGTGATCGCCACCTTCGCTCTCTACCGCCGCCTCAGGCTTCGCTCCATGACCGATGTCTTCCTGTTCCACCTGGCGCTGGCTGACCTCCTCTTGCTCCTCACGCTCCCATTACAGGCGGTGGACACTAACCTGGGTTGGATCTTCTCCACTCCCCTCTGCAAGGCCACGCGTGCATGCTATGCTATCAACACATATAgtggactgctgctgctggcctgCATCAGTGTTGACCGCTACATGGTGGTGGCACAAGCCCAAGTGATGCTTAGGCTGCGCAGCCAGATCTTGACAGCGGGGAAGATCTCTGCTGTAGGTGTGTGGTTTGTTGCAGTGCTCCTCAGCCTGCCTGAAATCCTCTTCTCAGGGGTTTCGGTATCAGGAATTAATGCATACTGTGGCATGCTAGCGCCTAGAAATGTCAAAATGGCCACCAATGGCACCATCATTGCTGTCTTCTGCCTGTCCTTCCTAGTGATGGCGACATGCTACTCTTTGATCGCTCAAGTGCTGTGGGAAGGAAATGCACATCGGCGGGGGAAGCAGTGGCATCGGCAGCGTACTTTGAAGCTGATGGTGGCTCTGGTGCTGATATTTCTGATCTTCCAGTTGCCGTACACCGTGGTGCTGTCACGTAAAATGGCGGGGCAGTTCTGTGGCCTCCTGTTGGAGTACATCACCTGCACCTTGGCGTACACCCGTTGTTGCCTTAACCCAATCCTGTACGCCCTGGTAGGTGTGCGCTTCAGGAACGACGTGCTGAGGCTCATCCATGATTCAGGCTGCCCCTGTGAGCGGCATCTGGTACCACAAACTGTGAGCTCCACCTCCATCTCCCCCTCCTCACCTGCGCTCACCATGCTCTCAGCCTGCTCGCCGACATTCCCCAACACTCCAGCCTTTGCTTTCTAA